One window from the genome of bacterium BMS3Abin14 encodes:
- a CDS encoding cytochrome C biogenesis protein gives MRMDPFPTVVIAVFLVLLFPVSSSALSASQVVLDFMCPCGTCSEALSTCECPASDKYRALVSRMVGQGRTEQQIVDYFVGQWGSSVLVTSAGLVPGTSAGSSSKKSFGFILVIIGVSLAAFTAGKYFRTSSPPPPPGRGPSSGKGKKGSSRGRKPANRRSRGRKKGFSDGVDDDLLDDYIHE, from the coding sequence ATGAGAATGGACCCCTTTCCCACGGTTGTCATCGCAGTTTTTCTTGTGTTGCTGTTCCCCGTATCGTCGTCCGCGCTATCCGCATCCCAGGTGGTCCTGGACTTCATGTGTCCCTGCGGCACCTGCAGCGAAGCGCTATCCACCTGTGAGTGCCCGGCGTCCGACAAGTACCGTGCACTTGTCTCAAGAATGGTCGGTCAAGGAAGGACCGAGCAGCAGATAGTGGACTATTTCGTCGGCCAATGGGGCAGCTCTGTCCTGGTTACAAGCGCCGGACTTGTTCCGGGGACATCCGCCGGAAGTTCCAGCAAAAAATCTTTCGGGTTCATCCTGGTCATTATCGGCGTCTCTCTCGCGGCGTTCACTGCGGGAAAGTATTTCAGAACATCTTCCCCGCCTCCGCCTCCGGGCAGGGGACCCTCCTCCGGCAAGGGAAAAAAAGGAAGTTCCCGTGGAAGAAAACCGGCCAACAGGAGATCACGGGGCAGGAAGAAAGGTTTCAGTGACGGGGTTGATGATGATCTGCTTGATGATTACATTCATGAGTAA
- a CDS encoding phenylacetate-coenzyme A ligase, which translates to MASGRENGFKYRSELDGASREGHPAVRINPEKGDTDIIDMKTDLEYRPYEEILNIQTGKLRELMKGPWQQAPGFVHRLKDAGLTVDDLCDPGDIMKFPILRKSDLPSIQAAAPPFGGMITVPPGKLRRMYSSPGPIYDPDGHLASYYRWERAFAACGFSEGDIVLNCFSYHLTPAGAMFEEGANNLGCAVIPAGIGNSEIQVSVAAHLKANAYVGLPSYLKVLLEKAEETGLSLPFEKAFVIAEKLPESLRTEFQEENGIHVRQGYGTAEVGAIAYECEEGFGMHLDPTVLVEVLDPETHAPAPAGTPGEVVVTPFNPVNALLRFATGDLSSVTMEPCPCGRKSPRLTGILGRVDQVTKVRGLFVHPGQIAEVMAEFVEIERFRAVIVRERAMDDMTVEVETGKPLAAHTLETASGRLKEVLKLGVRVVRVEPGTIPDDATAIDDRRKWD; encoded by the coding sequence ATGGCGAGCGGGCGAGAGAACGGTTTTAAGTATCGGTCGGAGCTTGACGGCGCCTCCCGGGAGGGGCATCCTGCAGTGAGAATAAATCCGGAAAAGGGGGATACCGACATTATCGACATGAAAACGGACCTGGAATACCGACCCTACGAGGAAATCCTCAACATTCAGACGGGCAAACTACGGGAACTCATGAAAGGGCCATGGCAACAGGCTCCCGGGTTTGTCCATCGCCTCAAGGACGCGGGCCTGACCGTGGATGATCTATGTGACCCGGGTGACATCATGAAGTTTCCGATCCTCAGGAAGTCAGACCTTCCCTCCATCCAGGCCGCGGCCCCGCCATTCGGGGGCATGATCACCGTCCCGCCCGGAAAACTGCGAAGGATGTACTCGTCCCCGGGCCCCATCTACGACCCCGATGGGCATCTGGCCTCCTACTACCGGTGGGAGCGGGCCTTCGCCGCCTGCGGGTTTTCGGAGGGCGACATTGTCCTGAACTGTTTCTCGTACCACCTGACTCCTGCGGGAGCCATGTTCGAGGAGGGAGCGAACAACCTCGGGTGCGCCGTTATCCCGGCGGGGATCGGCAACAGCGAGATCCAGGTCTCCGTCGCGGCCCACCTCAAAGCCAATGCCTATGTGGGACTGCCCTCCTATCTGAAAGTCCTCCTGGAAAAGGCGGAAGAAACCGGGCTGAGCCTCCCATTTGAAAAGGCCTTCGTCATCGCCGAGAAACTCCCGGAGAGCCTTCGCACGGAATTTCAGGAGGAGAACGGAATCCACGTTCGTCAGGGCTATGGAACAGCCGAGGTCGGGGCCATTGCCTATGAGTGCGAGGAGGGATTCGGCATGCACCTTGACCCCACCGTTCTGGTCGAGGTCCTGGATCCTGAGACCCATGCACCCGCACCGGCCGGGACGCCCGGCGAGGTGGTGGTCACCCCATTCAACCCCGTCAACGCCCTCCTGCGTTTCGCCACAGGCGACCTTTCCTCCGTTACCATGGAACCGTGTCCATGCGGAAGGAAAAGCCCCAGGCTAACCGGCATTCTCGGACGGGTGGATCAGGTAACCAAGGTCAGGGGGCTTTTCGTCCACCCTGGACAGATTGCCGAGGTCATGGCTGAATTCGTGGAGATTGAACGTTTCAGGGCCGTCATCGTAAGAGAGAGGGCCATGGACGACATGACCGTGGAGGTGGAAACCGGAAAGCCCCTTGCTGCCCATACGCTGGAGACGGCGAGCGGAAGGCTGAAGGAAGTCCTGAAGCTTGGTGTCAGGGTCGTGCGGGTGGAACCCGGGACTATTCCAGATGACGCGACGGCCATCGATGACCGTCGCAAGTGGGACTGA
- the puuR gene encoding HTH-type transcriptional regulator PuuR — protein sequence MTEKPVEVGKRIRELREEKGMGLQDLAAKTGYSSALLSQFENHLISPPLGALIKLAGALEVEVSDFLGNAKDEPFTLIRHDERKVVSRVASRTGVNLGYTYESLGFGMRERGMEPFIVTLEPVALKEKHLSTHEGEEFLFVLEGRMLVRLGDHTDTLEPGDSIYFRCTTPHHVTCEGKKSARILAVILTGKQGEK from the coding sequence ATGACGGAAAAACCTGTTGAGGTTGGGAAAAGAATCCGCGAATTGAGGGAGGAGAAGGGGATGGGGCTCCAGGACCTGGCCGCGAAGACGGGGTACTCCTCCGCGCTGCTCTCACAGTTCGAGAATCATCTCATCAGCCCGCCCCTGGGCGCGCTGATCAAGCTTGCCGGCGCCCTTGAGGTGGAGGTCAGTGACTTTCTCGGCAACGCGAAGGATGAACCATTCACCCTGATTCGCCATGACGAACGGAAAGTCGTTTCCCGTGTGGCCTCGAGGACCGGAGTAAATCTGGGGTACACATACGAATCCCTTGGATTCGGTATGAGGGAAAGAGGCATGGAACCCTTCATTGTCACCCTTGAACCGGTGGCACTTAAGGAAAAACACCTTTCCACTCATGAGGGGGAGGAGTTTCTCTTCGTCCTGGAAGGAAGGATGCTGGTGCGCCTGGGTGACCACACGGACACCCTCGAACCCGGCGACTCCATCTATTTCCGGTGTACAACTCCCCACCACGTGACATGCGAGGGAAAAAAATCCGCGAGGATACTCGCGGTGATCCTGACGGGCAAACAGGGCGAGAAGTAG
- the porC_1 gene encoding pyruvate synthase subunit PorC: protein MYYDVFISGFGGQGILLAGQLLAEAGMKKGLNVTFFPSYGVEMRGGTARCTVVLSDEEIGSPIVDNPRCVIAMNQPSLIKYRESISPGGVLIVNSSLARLEDVKGDGLESCAVPMSELAIELGNGRLANMVGLGAFAELSGALSPDEVAGAVESVVSARNRKFIPLNEKAIREGARYARENSVS, encoded by the coding sequence ATGTACTATGACGTATTCATAAGCGGTTTCGGCGGCCAGGGGATCCTTCTGGCCGGGCAGCTGCTGGCGGAAGCAGGGATGAAAAAGGGTCTGAACGTTACCTTCTTTCCATCCTACGGTGTGGAGATGAGAGGCGGGACCGCGCGCTGCACGGTGGTCCTCTCGGATGAGGAGATCGGCTCGCCGATAGTCGACAACCCGAGGTGCGTCATCGCCATGAATCAACCGTCCCTCATAAAGTACCGGGAGTCCATTTCCCCGGGCGGGGTGCTCATTGTCAACAGCTCCCTTGCCAGGTTGGAAGATGTCAAGGGTGACGGCCTTGAATCCTGTGCGGTGCCCATGAGCGAGCTGGCTATAGAATTGGGGAACGGACGTCTCGCAAATATGGTGGGATTAGGCGCTTTTGCCGAACTCTCCGGCGCATTGAGCCCGGACGAGGTCGCAGGGGCTGTCGAATCGGTGGTGTCTGCCCGCAACAGGAAATTTATTCCCTTGAACGAGAAAGCCATACGTGAGGGTGCCCGGTATGCGAGGGAAAATAGCGTCAGCTGA
- the korB_1 gene encoding 2-oxoglutarate oxidoreductase subunit KorB has protein sequence MKQVFARPKALNDATMHYCPGCGHGVGHRLVAEAIDHFGIVEKTVGVAPVGCAVLMYDYFNCDIIEAPHGRPPAVATGMKRSRPDMIIFTYQGDGDLASIGLAEIVHAANRGENITVIFVNNTVYGMTGGQMAPTTLLGQQTTTSPYGRNLNTDGYPIRMAEMLATLDGTSYVARMALDKPANILKARKTIFKAFEMQINEIGFSFVELLSTCPTNWGMDPRESVRRIQEELIPYFPLGVFKEKDTADYI, from the coding sequence ATGAAACAGGTATTCGCCAGACCCAAAGCCCTCAACGACGCCACAATGCACTACTGCCCCGGATGCGGGCACGGTGTGGGTCATCGGCTCGTTGCAGAGGCTATCGATCATTTCGGCATTGTCGAAAAAACGGTCGGAGTGGCGCCGGTGGGCTGTGCGGTCCTCATGTACGATTATTTCAACTGCGATATTATCGAGGCTCCCCATGGACGCCCCCCGGCCGTGGCAACAGGCATGAAGCGGTCAAGGCCCGACATGATCATTTTTACATATCAGGGAGACGGGGATCTCGCGTCCATCGGCCTGGCGGAGATCGTTCACGCGGCCAACAGAGGGGAAAATATCACGGTTATCTTTGTCAACAACACCGTGTATGGAATGACCGGGGGCCAGATGGCGCCCACCACACTCCTGGGCCAGCAGACAACCACCTCCCCTTATGGAAGGAATCTGAACACGGATGGCTATCCCATCCGGATGGCGGAAATGTTGGCGACCCTCGACGGCACCTCATACGTGGCCAGAATGGCTCTGGATAAACCTGCGAACATTCTCAAGGCGAGAAAGACGATCTTCAAGGCCTTTGAGATGCAGATAAACGAGATAGGGTTCTCCTTCGTGGAACTGCTCTCCACCTGTCCCACCAACTGGGGCATGGATCCGCGGGAGTCGGTGAGGAGGATCCAGGAGGAACTGATCCCCTATTTTCCCCTGGGCGTATTCAAGGAGAAGGATACGGCGGACTACATATAG
- the korA_1 gene encoding 2-oxoglutarate oxidoreductase subunit KorA — translation MSDAKRILVKGNMALAMGAIKAGCRYYFGYPITPQNEVPEIMSRELPKLGGEFVQAESELASINMVLGASAMGVRAMTSSSSPGISLMQEGLSYMAGQELPAVLINVVRCGPGLGGIAASQGDYFQSVKGGGHGDYRTIVLAPASVQEMYEHTILAFELADKYRNPVLVLADAVLGQMQEPIVERDEVVAEPKKPWALTGAAGRPARHLKSLYLKEGELESHNRMLEEKYREVEKHEVRYDEENLDGAELIVVAFGTAARVARTAVSLARKKGLKVGLFRPVTVYPFPGKRLRAVSLETGRFLVVEMNLGQMVEDVRLSVTGDSEVFFYGRPGGAIPTPLEVLERIERKYP, via the coding sequence TTGAGTGACGCCAAGCGTATTCTGGTTAAGGGAAACATGGCTTTAGCGATGGGAGCCATCAAGGCCGGCTGCCGGTACTATTTCGGATATCCCATAACGCCGCAGAACGAGGTTCCGGAGATCATGTCCCGTGAGCTTCCCAAACTGGGCGGGGAATTCGTCCAGGCTGAGAGCGAACTTGCCTCCATCAACATGGTTCTCGGCGCTTCGGCCATGGGTGTCAGAGCCATGACCTCATCCTCGAGTCCGGGCATTTCCCTCATGCAGGAGGGACTGTCCTATATGGCCGGGCAGGAGCTTCCGGCCGTTCTGATCAACGTGGTGCGATGCGGCCCCGGCCTTGGTGGAATAGCCGCCTCCCAGGGGGATTATTTCCAGTCGGTCAAGGGTGGCGGGCATGGTGACTACAGGACCATCGTCCTCGCCCCGGCAAGCGTGCAGGAGATGTACGAGCATACGATCCTGGCCTTCGAGCTGGCGGATAAATATCGCAATCCGGTCCTGGTCCTCGCGGACGCGGTCCTGGGGCAGATGCAGGAGCCCATCGTCGAGCGGGACGAGGTTGTCGCGGAACCGAAAAAACCCTGGGCGCTCACCGGCGCTGCCGGCCGTCCGGCCAGGCATCTGAAATCCCTTTACCTCAAAGAGGGGGAGCTGGAATCGCACAACAGGATGCTGGAGGAAAAATACAGGGAAGTTGAGAAGCATGAGGTCCGCTACGATGAGGAGAACCTTGATGGCGCCGAACTGATTGTCGTGGCTTTCGGAACGGCCGCCCGGGTTGCCAGAACCGCTGTCTCTTTGGCCCGGAAAAAAGGGCTTAAGGTCGGGCTTTTCAGACCGGTTACCGTTTACCCTTTCCCGGGGAAAAGGCTTCGGGCTGTCTCACTGGAGACCGGAAGATTCCTTGTGGTGGAGATGAACCTGGGGCAGATGGTCGAGGATGTCAGGCTCAGCGTGACTGGTGACTCCGAGGTGTTTTTTTATGGCCGGCCCGGCGGGGCGATCCCCACCCCCCTTGAGGTCCTGGAGAGGATAGAGAGGAAATATCCATGA
- a CDS encoding 2-oxoglutarate-acceptor oxidoreductase subunit OorD produces the protein MPTIKISEAGCKGCVLCVDVCPHGLIRQGKSINDQGYQFVLLEDPEGKCTGCTLCAVMCPDMCIEVYK, from the coding sequence ATGCCGACCATCAAGATCAGTGAAGCCGGTTGCAAGGGATGTGTTCTATGTGTAGACGTTTGTCCCCACGGGTTGATTCGCCAGGGCAAATCAATAAACGACCAGGGATATCAGTTTGTCCTGCTGGAAGATCCGGAGGGAAAGTGCACCGGCTGTACCCTGTGCGCGGTGATGTGCCCGGATATGTGCATTGAGGTTTATAAATAA
- a CDS encoding PAP2 superfamily protein — protein sequence MARLRAAFRPEDAAIIVYLIAISVTVTLFHKGVDHWWVYVLIHSTSVLLLVAWVRYSSRSNNPVIRFFRYWYVIILLAVFYEQIDDFILGMRGHYLDSHIANFEKGLLGFHPSVWMGRFASPPLTEIMNIAYHSYYWLIPILGLSLYIKRDFIPFRRMVFSVSVAFFISYYGFILFPVEGPRYELAGLYNGPLTGYVVTPFQQWIMKNGDIHGGCMPSSHVAVALVILLLAWSYRRRMAIFLTPLVVGLFIATVYNRYHYVSDVVMGIAVGLVAFYWGKRIYSPKDFSVRTTGSSDSPYSP from the coding sequence ATGGCCAGGCTAAGGGCCGCGTTCAGGCCGGAAGACGCGGCAATCATCGTCTATCTTATCGCCATCTCCGTAACGGTCACCCTCTTTCACAAAGGGGTTGACCACTGGTGGGTCTATGTCCTGATCCATTCCACCTCCGTCCTTCTGCTTGTTGCCTGGGTCAGGTATTCGTCCCGGAGCAATAACCCCGTGATCCGTTTTTTCCGCTACTGGTATGTCATCATTCTGCTCGCCGTTTTCTACGAGCAGATAGACGATTTCATCCTGGGGATGCGTGGGCATTACCTGGATAGCCATATTGCGAATTTCGAGAAGGGGCTTCTGGGTTTCCACCCCTCGGTCTGGATGGGGCGTTTCGCATCTCCCCCGTTGACGGAGATCATGAATATCGCCTATCATTCCTACTACTGGCTGATCCCCATCCTGGGGTTATCCCTCTACATAAAGAGAGATTTCATCCCCTTCAGGAGAATGGTATTCTCCGTTTCGGTTGCTTTTTTTATTTCCTACTACGGCTTCATTCTTTTCCCGGTCGAGGGGCCCAGATACGAACTTGCCGGTCTTTACAATGGTCCTCTCACGGGGTATGTTGTGACCCCGTTTCAGCAGTGGATCATGAAGAACGGAGATATCCACGGGGGATGCATGCCCAGCTCTCACGTGGCCGTCGCCCTGGTCATTCTCCTGCTCGCTTGGTCCTACAGAAGACGAATGGCGATCTTCCTTACGCCCCTGGTTGTCGGGCTTTTTATTGCCACCGTGTACAATCGTTATCACTATGTCAGTGACGTGGTGATGGGAATCGCAGTCGGACTGGTGGCTTTTTACTGGGGAAAACGAATATATTCCCCGAAAGATTTTTCCGTCAGGACGACAGGGTCGTCCGATTCACCATACTCACCATAA
- the ddpC gene encoding putative D,D-dipeptide transport system permease protein DdpC gives MRAGAKRSYSRMVWEQFARDRVSIAGLIFVLALFAVALGAPLLAGNRPLIASLDGHIQIPVFSKTRGVDWKGIKDSGRGWAIFPLVPYSPTEIDLEANLLPPDGRHFLGTDDRGRDVLARMIYGSRVSLSVGFVAVSIYAFIGVFLGALAGYYGGKVDVLISRAIEVMMCFPTFFLILTVLAFLRPSIYNIMIIIGVTGWPGVARLVRGEFLKQRKMDYVAAAKAIGASDRRIIFYHILPNAIAPVLVSATFGIAGAILVESSLSYLGFGVPPPTPSWGEILSQSKHYIDFAWWLTIFPGVAIFLTVTAYNLVGEGLRDAVDPRLK, from the coding sequence ATGAGAGCCGGCGCGAAAAGGAGTTACAGCAGGATGGTCTGGGAGCAGTTTGCCAGGGACAGGGTCTCAATCGCCGGCCTGATTTTTGTCCTGGCCCTCTTCGCTGTGGCTCTTGGAGCTCCCCTGTTGGCGGGCAACAGGCCCCTGATAGCGTCCCTGGACGGTCACATCCAGATCCCCGTTTTTTCCAAAACCAGGGGCGTGGACTGGAAAGGGATCAAGGATTCAGGAAGGGGATGGGCAATATTTCCTCTCGTCCCTTACAGCCCCACGGAGATCGACCTTGAGGCAAACCTTTTGCCTCCGGACGGGAGACATTTTCTCGGAACCGACGACCGGGGCAGGGATGTACTGGCAAGGATGATATACGGATCGAGGGTTTCCCTCTCGGTCGGTTTCGTGGCCGTTTCCATCTATGCTTTCATAGGCGTTTTCCTGGGCGCGTTGGCAGGTTACTACGGCGGTAAAGTTGACGTTCTTATCTCGCGGGCCATTGAGGTCATGATGTGTTTCCCCACCTTCTTCCTCATCCTGACAGTTCTCGCCTTCCTGCGTCCGAGTATCTACAACATCATGATTATTATCGGGGTAACCGGGTGGCCGGGGGTAGCCCGGCTGGTAAGGGGGGAGTTCCTCAAACAGAGGAAGATGGATTACGTGGCAGCGGCAAAAGCGATCGGGGCTTCCGACAGGCGCATCATATTCTATCATATCCTCCCCAACGCCATTGCTCCAGTCCTGGTGTCGGCGACCTTCGGCATAGCCGGCGCGATCCTCGTGGAATCGTCCCTGAGTTATCTCGGCTTTGGCGTGCCGCCCCCAACCCCTTCCTGGGGCGAGATCCTGTCCCAGTCCAAGCACTATATCGACTTCGCCTGGTGGCTGACCATCTTCCCCGGCGTGGCTATTTTTCTCACCGTTACCGCCTATAATCTGGTCGGAGAAGGACTGCGCGACGCGGTGGACCCCAGGCTGAAGTAG
- the yejB gene encoding inner membrane ABC transporter permease protein YejB — MTLREYLIRRLLLIIPTFLGITLITFLVIQLAPGNPAAMKLRMGGQQGFIGDKVTTEIVEQTRALYGLDKPIWQRYVIWLRRVVTLDFGNSYKDHRPVMDKIWERLPITVELNLISIFLVYLIAVPVGVYSAVHQGSIVDRITTIVLFVLYSLPNFWVAVLLIMFLGGGDFLDVFPVYGIVSSGMAGASVMARVLDHLWHIILPIFCLTYGGLAALSRYQRAGMLEVIRQDYIRTARAKGLPEKLVIFKHAFRNSIIPIVTLLGYLLPGMFGGSVIIENIFSIPGMGQLGFESVLARDYPVVLAIATISAVLTLLGILVSDLLYVWADPRITYEAEI, encoded by the coding sequence ATGACACTTAGAGAATATCTCATACGTCGTCTTCTCCTGATTATCCCCACGTTCTTGGGGATAACCCTCATTACGTTCCTTGTAATTCAACTGGCCCCCGGCAATCCGGCGGCCATGAAGCTGAGGATGGGAGGGCAGCAGGGGTTCATCGGCGACAAGGTGACTACCGAGATCGTTGAACAGACAAGGGCGCTGTACGGTCTGGACAAACCCATCTGGCAGCGGTACGTGATCTGGCTTCGGAGAGTGGTGACCCTCGATTTTGGTAATTCATACAAGGATCACCGTCCCGTTATGGATAAGATATGGGAAAGGCTCCCCATTACGGTGGAACTCAATCTTATCTCGATTTTTCTGGTCTATCTCATCGCCGTGCCCGTGGGGGTCTATTCCGCCGTCCACCAGGGAAGTATCGTCGACCGCATAACCACCATCGTTCTCTTCGTCCTGTACTCCCTCCCCAACTTCTGGGTGGCGGTCCTCCTCATCATGTTTCTGGGAGGTGGAGATTTCCTGGATGTTTTCCCTGTCTACGGGATCGTGTCCTCCGGGATGGCAGGCGCCTCTGTTATGGCACGGGTCCTAGATCACCTGTGGCACATCATTCTCCCGATATTCTGCCTCACCTATGGGGGGCTGGCGGCTCTTTCGCGATACCAGCGCGCCGGCATGCTCGAGGTAATCAGACAGGATTACATCCGGACCGCCAGGGCGAAGGGCCTTCCCGAGAAGCTGGTCATCTTCAAGCACGCATTCAGGAACTCCATCATCCCCATCGTAACACTCCTGGGATATCTTCTTCCCGGGATGTTCGGTGGGAGCGTAATCATCGAAAATATTTTTTCCATCCCTGGAATGGGGCAACTTGGCTTCGAGTCTGTTCTCGCCCGTGATTACCCGGTGGTGCTTGCAATCGCCACAATTTCGGCGGTTCTCACACTGTTGGGCATCCTTGTGTCTGACCTCCTTTATGTGTGGGCCGACCCGAGGATTACATACGAGGCGGAGATATGA
- the appA gene encoding oligopeptide-binding protein AppA precursor yields MSRLCGKKSVYLFLILLCLFLGSPRLVGAVEVHDGSPADGDWLVRRMPAEPATLNPVTATDVYEGMVNSFIYESLLKRDNRTLELVPFLAQTLDASSDHLSYTFTLRDGLRWGDGMPLTADDVVFTFEIVRDPAVDAPHLRNYYRNLEKVQALDNRTVRFTFSKPYFKSLEMIGGMSIIPRHIFAKGDFNTNPHGRSPIGSGPYKFVKWETGKEIVLSRNEDYWGKKPHLKKIVFKIITDETVALQVLKRGEMDLMGLTPVQWTRQTRRRKFTRKFDKLQYYLPGYSFIGWNMRRPYFSDKRVRRAMTMVLDRESILKNLRYGLGQIVTGNFFYESRDYDKDIKPWPHDPRKAAALMDEAGWTDSDGDGIRDKDGVPFRFEFTIVSGSQFAEQMATILKEELRKVGVDMLIRPLEWALFTEVLDDRSFDAVIMGWSLPVEADPYQVWHSSQAEKGSNFVGFVNQEADEIIEKARTTFDRSTRAGYYRRFHEILHDEQPYTFLFVNKSLVALDKRFENVNVYPLGLDPTEWYVPADLQRYR; encoded by the coding sequence GTGTCAAGGCTGTGCGGAAAAAAATCGGTGTATCTGTTTTTGATCCTTCTGTGCCTGTTTCTTGGCTCTCCGCGCCTCGTTGGGGCTGTGGAAGTTCACGACGGTTCTCCTGCGGACGGAGACTGGCTTGTCCGACGTATGCCGGCGGAACCCGCAACCCTCAATCCGGTGACCGCCACGGACGTCTACGAGGGAATGGTCAACAGCTTTATATACGAGAGCCTTCTTAAAAGGGACAACCGAACCCTTGAGCTTGTTCCCTTTCTGGCCCAGACGCTGGATGCCTCTTCGGATCATCTGAGCTACACTTTTACTCTGAGGGATGGACTCAGGTGGGGAGACGGGATGCCCTTAACGGCCGATGACGTGGTTTTTACCTTTGAAATCGTCAGGGACCCCGCCGTGGATGCTCCTCACCTGAGAAACTACTATCGCAATCTCGAGAAGGTCCAGGCTCTCGACAACAGGACTGTCAGGTTCACCTTTTCCAAACCTTACTTCAAATCCCTGGAGATGATCGGAGGGATGAGCATCATCCCCAGACACATCTTTGCCAAGGGCGATTTCAACACCAACCCCCACGGGCGAAGCCCCATCGGGTCCGGCCCATACAAGTTCGTCAAATGGGAGACGGGGAAGGAGATTGTCCTTTCCCGGAACGAGGACTACTGGGGAAAGAAGCCACATCTCAAAAAGATCGTTTTTAAAATCATCACCGATGAGACGGTTGCCCTGCAGGTCCTCAAACGCGGGGAGATGGATCTGATGGGGCTGACTCCCGTCCAATGGACAAGGCAGACCAGGAGGCGAAAATTCACCAGGAAGTTCGACAAGCTGCAGTACTACCTCCCCGGGTACTCTTTCATCGGATGGAACATGAGGCGGCCGTATTTTTCCGACAAGCGCGTCCGGCGGGCCATGACCATGGTCCTGGACAGGGAATCCATCCTGAAAAACCTGAGGTACGGGCTGGGGCAGATCGTCACCGGGAACTTCTTTTACGAAAGCCGGGATTACGACAAGGATATCAAACCGTGGCCCCACGATCCCCGGAAGGCAGCGGCTCTGATGGACGAGGCCGGCTGGACGGATTCTGACGGGGATGGAATAAGAGACAAGGATGGGGTTCCCTTTCGGTTTGAGTTCACCATCGTGTCGGGGAGCCAGTTTGCAGAACAGATGGCCACTATCCTGAAGGAGGAACTCAGAAAAGTCGGTGTGGACATGCTCATCAGGCCGCTGGAATGGGCGCTTTTCACCGAGGTACTCGATGACAGAAGCTTCGATGCCGTTATAATGGGATGGAGCCTCCCTGTGGAGGCGGACCCCTACCAGGTGTGGCACTCCTCACAGGCAGAAAAGGGGTCGAACTTCGTCGGGTTTGTCAACCAGGAGGCCGATGAGATCATCGAAAAGGCCCGCACTACCTTTGATCGATCCACCAGGGCCGGATATTACAGGAGGTTTCATGAAATTCTCCACGATGAACAGCCCTACACATTCCTCTTCGTCAACAAGAGCCTCGTGGCGCTCGACAAACGATTTGAAAACGTCAATGTGTATCCCCTGGGTCTTGATCCCACCGAGTGGTACGTACCGGCGGACCTCCAGAGATACAGATAG
- a CDS encoding HEAT repeat protein, with the protein MPLEARKQALARALQDPEELVRAAASMALDRVEGLAMMGEINEAARKGAKPHRIRAIHFLGRLNTPESLDILLSLLHDPHFDIRVATIKALQNTLPEKALMPLVACLNDPEPSVLQGTLETLSRYRDRKVTEYILPHLLNGDPETACSAAEALGRNGDPRAEPYLAKSLESSSDPFLRAKAAEAIGNLRPSAPHEEALQDRRDDASER; encoded by the coding sequence ATGCCCCTGGAAGCACGTAAACAGGCCCTTGCCCGGGCGCTTCAGGACCCTGAAGAACTGGTGAGGGCAGCGGCGTCAATGGCTTTAGACCGGGTGGAAGGCCTGGCCATGATGGGTGAAATCAACGAGGCCGCCAGAAAAGGCGCCAAACCCCACCGCATCAGAGCCATCCATTTCCTCGGCCGGCTTAACACACCGGAATCGCTGGACATCCTGCTGTCGCTTTTACACGACCCTCATTTCGACATTCGGGTGGCCACAATAAAAGCCCTTCAGAACACCCTTCCTGAAAAAGCCCTGATGCCCCTGGTGGCCTGCCTTAACGATCCGGAACCATCCGTCCTGCAGGGCACGCTGGAGACACTATCCCGTTACCGGGACCGGAAGGTCACGGAGTATATTCTGCCCCATCTGCTCAACGGGGACCCCGAAACGGCATGCTCGGCGGCCGAGGCCCTTGGGAGAAACGGAGATCCAAGGGCGGAACCTTACCTGGCCAAGTCCCTGGAAAGCTCATCCGACCCATTCCTCAGGGCCAAGGCGGCAGAGGCGATCGGCAACCTCCGCCCATCGGCGCCCCATGAGGAGGCTCTTCAGGACAGAAGAGATGACGCCTCGGAACGGTAG